The Acidimicrobiales bacterium region CTGGCCACGGAGGTGGGCTACGAACCGCACACGAGCCTCCTCGCCGTAAAGGTCGGGGCCGCCATCACCCGTGTCGCTCGCTTCCGTCGGATTGGCGTCAAGCAGGTGGGCCTCCAGCAGGCGGGCTCCATCGTCGTAGAAATGCGGTCGGGTGCCCAACGAGATCGCTGTTGCGTGTACGGATCCGTCGGGCCGCTCGTACCAGCCGGCGTATACGCCGTCCTCGGGTAACAGCATCGCCGGGTCGACCCGGACGTTGGCTGTCGGGAAGCCGAGTTCGCGACCCCGGCGGTCGCCGCCACCCACCGGGCCCCGGATCTCGTACGGGCGGCCCAGCATGGCGTTGGCCCGCTCTAGGTCGCCTCGCGACAGAGCCCGTCGGATGAACGTGGACGACACCTGTTCGTGGTCTCGGGTCGGCTGCCCATCGAGGCCGACCAGGCCCATACCCAGCACCTCGAAGCCCAACTCCTCTCCCAGCTCTCGGAGGAGGGCCACGTTGCCTTGCCGCTGGTGTCCGAAGTGGAAGTCCTCCCCCACTACGACAAGGCCGGCGCCCACACAGCCGACCAGCACGTGTCGCACGAACTCGTCGGCTGACTCCAAGGCCAGGTCCTCGTCGAAGGGGACGACCATTGTCAGATCCACTCCGGTCATGGCC contains the following coding sequences:
- a CDS encoding bifunctional riboflavin kinase/FAD synthetase, with translation MEIRTELAPHPADAPRTALTIGAYDGVHAGHRQVIARVRGLAAERSMASAVVTFDRHPASVVRPESAPLLLTDPQQKLEQLAMTGVDLTMVVPFDEDLALESADEFVRHVLVGCVGAGLVVVGEDFHFGHQRQGNVALLRELGEELGFEVLGMGLVGLDGQPTRDHEQVSSTFIRRALSRGDLERANAMLGRPYEIRGPVGGGDRRGRELGFPTANVRVDPAMLLPEDGVYAGWYERPDGSVHATAISLGTRPHFYDDGARLLEAHLLDANPTEASDTGDGGPDLYGEEARVRFVAHLRGQRTFDGVDALVDQLHRDVVDTRSALA